A window of Pseudomonas monteilii contains these coding sequences:
- the ispF gene encoding 2-C-methyl-D-erythritol 2,4-cyclodiphosphate synthase (catalyzes the conversion of 4-diphosphocytidyl-2-C-methyl-D-erythritol 2-phosphate into 2-C-methyl-D-erythritol 2,4-cyclodiphosphate) produces the protein MRIGHGYDVHRFTDGAFITLGGLQIAHTRGLLAHSDGDVLLHALSDALLGAAALGDIGKHFPDTDPQFKGADSRVLLRHVVSLVRAKGWQVGNVDATIVAQAPKMAPHIERMRALIAEDLGVQVDQVNVKATTTEKLGFTGREEGIAVHAVALLLPA, from the coding sequence ATGCGTATTGGCCATGGCTACGATGTGCACCGCTTCACCGACGGTGCGTTCATTACCCTGGGTGGGTTGCAGATCGCCCACACCCGCGGCCTGCTGGCCCACTCCGATGGCGACGTGCTGCTGCACGCCTTGAGCGATGCACTGCTCGGCGCGGCCGCGTTGGGCGACATCGGCAAGCATTTCCCGGACACCGATCCGCAGTTCAAGGGGGCCGACAGCCGCGTGCTGCTGCGCCATGTGGTCAGCCTCGTGCGGGCCAAGGGCTGGCAGGTCGGCAACGTCGACGCCACCATCGTCGCCCAGGCGCCGAAAATGGCGCCGCACATCGAGCGCATGCGTGCCCTGATCGCCGAAGACCTCGGCGTGCAGGTCGACCAGGTCAACGTCAAGGCCACCACCACCGAGAAACTCGGTTTCACAGGCCGTGAGGAAGGGATCGCCGTGCATGCGGTCGCCTTGTTGCTGCCCGCATGA
- a CDS encoding RNA polymerase sigma factor RpoS: MALSKEVPEFDIDGDLLIMEADVVLETEEVSDEPAASPVRTKARQGASSKQHKYIDYTRALDATQLYLNEIGFSPLLSPEEEVHFARLSQKGDPAGRKRMIESNLRLVVKIARRYVNRGLSLLDLIEEGNLGLIRAVEKFDPERGFRFSTYATWWIRQTIERAIMNQTRTIRLPIHVVKELNVYLRAARELTQKLDHEPSPEEIAALLEKPVAEVKRMLGLNERVSSVDVSLGPDSDKTLLDTLTDDRPTDPFELLQDDDLSQSIDQWLGELTDKQREVVIRRFGLRGHESSTLEDVGLEIGLTRERVRQIQVEGLKRLREILEKNGLSSESLFR, from the coding sequence ATGGCTCTCAGCAAAGAAGTGCCGGAGTTTGACATCGACGGCGACCTGCTCATCATGGAAGCGGACGTCGTGTTGGAAACGGAAGAGGTGTCGGACGAACCTGCTGCTTCCCCGGTTCGGACAAAGGCCAGGCAGGGCGCTTCATCCAAACAGCACAAGTACATCGACTACACGCGCGCACTGGATGCCACCCAGCTGTACCTCAACGAGATCGGTTTTTCGCCCCTGCTGTCGCCCGAGGAGGAAGTGCACTTCGCGCGTCTGTCGCAGAAGGGTGATCCGGCTGGCCGCAAGCGCATGATCGAAAGCAACCTGCGCCTGGTGGTGAAGATCGCTCGCCGCTACGTCAACCGCGGGCTGTCGCTGCTGGACCTGATCGAAGAGGGCAATCTCGGGCTGATCCGCGCCGTGGAAAAATTCGACCCGGAGCGGGGGTTCCGATTCTCCACCTACGCCACGTGGTGGATCCGCCAGACCATCGAGCGCGCCATCATGAACCAGACGCGCACCATCCGTCTGCCCATTCATGTGGTCAAGGAGCTCAACGTCTACCTGCGGGCAGCCCGTGAACTGACCCAGAAACTCGATCACGAACCCTCGCCGGAAGAGATCGCCGCGCTGCTGGAAAAACCGGTGGCCGAGGTCAAGCGCATGCTCGGGCTGAACGAGCGGGTATCCTCGGTGGACGTTTCCCTGGGGCCGGACTCTGACAAGACCCTGCTCGACACGCTGACCGACGATCGTCCCACCGACCCGTTCGAGCTGCTGCAGGACGACGATCTCTCCCAGAGCATCGACCAATGGCTGGGCGAGCTGACCGACAAGCAGCGGGAGGTGGTGATTCGACGCTTTGGCCTGCGCGGGCATGAAAGCAGCACCCTGGAAGACGTCGGGCTGGAGATCGGTCTGACCCGCGAGCGGGTACGGCAGATCCAGGTCGAAGGGCTCAAGCGCCTGCGCGAGATCCTGGAAAAGAACGGGCTCTCCAGCGAGTCGTTGTTCCGTTAG
- a CDS encoding pseudouridine synthase yields MNEPQLLGPRAYGEALGTAVLKAVAEDFQVDEVLDLPLSGQGEHLWLWVEKRDLNTEEAARRLARAAGVPVRAISYAGLKDRQALTRQWFSLHLPGKADPDLTRAQDETLRVLTQTRHSRKLQRGAHSANGFTLRLTALQADHAALDARLEQIARRGVPNYFGAQRFGHAGGNVQDAQAWAERGALPEQRNTRSRLLSSARSFLFNQVLAERVQAGDWQHAIVGDLLAFTDSRSFFPADAQTCEDPRLALLDLHPTGPLWGEGEPATDGAPGARERAIGARHAALCRWLASAGLKQERRVLRLPIGALTWHYPEPDTLQLEFVLPAGCFATVLVRELVDLLPAGPLESPCVF; encoded by the coding sequence ATGAACGAGCCGCAACTGCTGGGCCCTCGGGCCTATGGCGAAGCGCTCGGCACGGCCGTGCTCAAGGCGGTGGCCGAAGACTTCCAGGTCGATGAAGTGCTCGACCTTCCCTTGAGTGGGCAGGGCGAGCACCTGTGGCTGTGGGTGGAAAAGCGTGACCTGAACACCGAAGAAGCCGCGCGTCGCCTGGCGCGTGCCGCCGGCGTTCCGGTACGGGCCATCAGCTACGCCGGGCTCAAGGATCGCCAGGCGCTGACCCGTCAGTGGTTCAGCCTGCACCTGCCGGGCAAGGCCGACCCGGACCTCACGCGTGCCCAGGACGAGACCCTGCGGGTCCTCACGCAAACGCGGCACTCACGCAAGCTGCAACGTGGCGCCCATTCGGCCAATGGTTTCACCCTGCGTCTCACCGCACTTCAGGCCGATCATGCGGCCCTGGACGCCCGCCTGGAGCAGATCGCTCGGCGCGGCGTACCCAACTATTTTGGCGCGCAACGTTTCGGGCATGCCGGTGGCAACGTACAGGACGCCCAGGCCTGGGCCGAACGGGGCGCTCTGCCGGAGCAGCGCAACACCCGCTCGCGTCTGCTCTCCAGTGCGCGCAGCTTCCTGTTCAACCAGGTGCTGGCCGAGCGCGTCCAGGCCGGCGACTGGCAGCACGCGATCGTGGGCGACCTGCTGGCGTTCACCGACAGCCGCAGCTTTTTCCCCGCCGATGCACAGACCTGTGAAGATCCGCGCCTGGCGCTGCTCGACCTGCACCCGACCGGCCCGTTGTGGGGTGAAGGCGAGCCGGCCACCGACGGGGCGCCCGGCGCACGGGAGCGCGCGATCGGCGCACGTCATGCGGCCCTCTGCCGCTGGCTGGCGAGCGCTGGCCTGAAGCAGGAGCGGCGTGTGCTCCGGCTCCCTATTGGCGCGCTGACATGGCATTATCCCGAGCCTGATACCCTGCAACTGGAATTCGTCCTGCCGGCTGGATGCTTCGCCACCGTTCTGGTACGCGAACTCGTCGATCTGCTGCCGGCAGGGCCTTTGGAAAGCCCATGCGTATTCTGA
- the pcm gene encoding protein-L-isoaspartate O-methyltransferase (catalyzes the methyl esterification of L-isoaspartyl residues that are formed in damaged proteins) yields the protein MRRENDQYHGIGMTSQRTRERLIQRLGEEGVSNPQVLDAIRQTPRHLFVDEALAHRAYEDTALPIGHNQTISQPYMVAHMSELLLEAGPLDKVLEIGTGSGYQTAILAQLVERVFSVERIQSLQDRAKERLQQLTLRNVVFRWGDGCEGWPALAPYNGIIVTAVAPQVPQALLDQLAPGGRLVIPVGMAGEPQHLMLIVREDHGFSRRVLGTVRFVPLLNGPLA from the coding sequence ATGCGTCGGGAAAACGACCAGTACCACGGCATCGGCATGACCTCGCAGCGCACCCGCGAGCGTCTGATCCAGCGTCTGGGCGAGGAGGGCGTGTCCAACCCGCAGGTGCTCGACGCGATCCGTCAGACGCCCCGGCACCTGTTCGTGGACGAAGCCCTGGCGCACCGCGCCTACGAAGACACCGCCCTGCCCATCGGCCACAACCAGACCATCTCGCAGCCGTACATGGTCGCGCACATGAGCGAGCTGCTGCTCGAAGCCGGCCCCCTGGACAAGGTGCTCGAGATCGGTACCGGCTCGGGCTACCAGACAGCCATTCTCGCGCAACTGGTCGAGCGGGTGTTCTCGGTCGAGCGCATCCAGAGCCTGCAGGACCGCGCCAAGGAGCGGCTGCAGCAACTGACCCTGCGCAACGTGGTGTTTCGCTGGGGCGACGGCTGCGAGGGGTGGCCGGCGCTGGCTCCCTACAACGGCATCATCGTCACGGCGGTGGCGCCCCAGGTGCCTCAGGCGCTGCTCGATCAGCTGGCGCCCGGTGGGCGGCTGGTGATCCCGGTCGGCATGGCCGGCGAGCCCCAGCACCTGATGCTCATCGTGCGCGAGGACCACGGATTTTCCCGGCGGGTGCTCGGTACGGTACGCTTCGTGCCATTGCTGAACGGCCCGTTGGCCTGA
- a CDS encoding S-formylglutathione hydrolase, producing MSLENISCQKSFGGWHKRYRHTSQTLGCEMVFAVYLPPQAEQGEKLPVLYWLSGLTCTDENFMQKAGALGLAAELGMIIVAPDTSPRGDQVPGDPDGAWDFGKGAGFYLNATQQPWAQHYRMHDYVVNELPALIEAHFPASDQRSISGHSMGGHGALVCALRNPGRYRSVSAFSPISNPMDCPWGEKAFSRYLGDDRARWREWDASVLLAETPAGQCPPLLVDQGDRDDFLDHQLKPQALEQAARKGGHALTLRLQPGYDHSYYFIASFIDEHLRHHAVALGRV from the coding sequence TGCGAGATGGTCTTCGCCGTCTACCTGCCGCCCCAGGCCGAGCAGGGCGAGAAGCTGCCGGTGCTGTACTGGCTCAGCGGGCTGACCTGCACCGACGAGAACTTCATGCAGAAGGCCGGTGCCCTGGGCCTGGCGGCCGAGCTGGGCATGATCATCGTCGCGCCCGACACCAGCCCCCGTGGCGATCAGGTGCCGGGCGACCCGGACGGGGCCTGGGACTTCGGCAAGGGGGCAGGTTTCTACCTCAATGCCACCCAGCAGCCGTGGGCCCAGCATTACCGCATGCACGACTATGTGGTGAACGAGCTGCCTGCGTTGATCGAAGCGCATTTCCCGGCGTCCGACCAGCGCAGCATCAGCGGTCACTCCATGGGCGGGCACGGCGCACTGGTCTGCGCCTTGCGCAACCCGGGGCGTTACCGCTCGGTCTCGGCGTTCTCGCCCATCAGCAACCCGATGGATTGCCCCTGGGGCGAGAAGGCCTTCTCGCGCTACCTGGGCGACGACCGTGCGCGCTGGCGGGAATGGGACGCCAGTGTGCTGTTGGCCGAAACGCCGGCGGGTCAATGTCCGCCGCTGCTGGTGGACCAGGGCGATCGCGACGATTTCCTCGACCACCAGCTCAAGCCTCAGGCGCTGGAGCAGGCGGCACGCAAGGGCGGCCATGCGCTGACCCTGCGCCTGCAGCCAGGTTACGACCACAGCTACTACTTCATCGCCAGCTTCATCGATGAGCACCTGCGCCACCATGCCGTGGCGCTGGGACGGGTCTGA
- a CDS encoding stationary phase survival protein SurE: MRILISNDDGVTAPGIAALHAALADHAECVVIAPDQDKSGAGSSLTLDRPLHPTVLGNGFISLNGTPTDCVHLGLNGLLPQTPDMVVSGINLGANLGDDVLYSGTVAAALEGRFLGGTSWAFSLVSRQPDNLPTAAYIARRLIEAQARLQLPPRTVLNVNIPNLPLERIRGLQLTRLGHRARAAAPTKVVNPRGKEGYWIAVAGDAEDGGPGTDFHAVMQGYVSITPLRLDRTFNEAFESLDGWLEGVL; this comes from the coding sequence ATGCGTATTCTGATTTCCAATGATGACGGTGTCACCGCACCGGGCATCGCCGCGCTGCATGCGGCACTGGCCGACCACGCCGAGTGCGTGGTCATCGCCCCGGACCAGGACAAGAGCGGTGCCGGCAGCTCGCTGACGCTGGATCGTCCCTTGCATCCCACGGTCCTGGGCAACGGCTTCATCAGCCTCAACGGTACGCCGACCGACTGTGTGCACCTGGGGCTCAACGGACTGCTGCCGCAGACGCCGGACATGGTCGTCTCGGGCATCAACCTGGGCGCCAACCTGGGCGACGATGTGCTGTACTCGGGGACCGTGGCCGCGGCCCTGGAAGGGCGTTTTCTCGGCGGCACGTCGTGGGCCTTCTCCCTGGTGTCGCGCCAGCCGGACAACCTGCCGACCGCCGCGTACATCGCCCGGCGGCTGATCGAGGCGCAGGCGCGCCTGCAGCTGCCACCGCGTACCGTGCTCAACGTCAACATCCCGAACCTGCCGCTCGAGCGCATCCGCGGCCTTCAGCTGACCCGCCTGGGCCATCGCGCCCGCGCCGCCGCGCCCACCAAGGTGGTCAACCCGCGTGGCAAGGAAGGCTACTGGATCGCCGTGGCCGGGGATGCCGAGGACGGCGGTCCGGGAACGGACTTCCATGCGGTGATGCAAGGGTATGTCTCGATCACGCCACTGCGCCTGGACCGGACCTTCAACGAGGCATTCGAGAGCCTGGATGGCTGGCTGGAGGGGGTGCTGTAA
- a CDS encoding peptigoglycan-binding protein LysM, which produces MGHTIIEQRKAWTGNLLLPIVLALGALLTGCSSSGSNSASVVDRNASAPKRQAVTSGQYKVRPGDTLYSIAFRYGWDYKELAARNGIGAPYTIHPGQTIRFSSGSSGSTTVVSSPSSSSKTTVTRRVVGTTPAVAQTTTTTASSGSSTTVTKVPAAEVSAGGWMWPANGVVIGKFASNGSLNKGIDIAGDLGQPVFAASNGSVVYAGSGLRGYGELIIIKHSDTYVSAYGHNRRLLVREGQTVKAGQTIAEMGSTGADRVKLHFEIRRQGKPVDPLQFLPRR; this is translated from the coding sequence GTGGGGCATACAATCATTGAGCAGCGCAAGGCGTGGACCGGCAACCTGCTGTTGCCGATCGTATTGGCGCTGGGGGCTCTGCTGACCGGTTGCTCCAGTTCGGGTTCCAACAGCGCGAGCGTGGTCGACCGCAATGCCAGCGCGCCCAAGCGCCAGGCCGTGACTTCCGGTCAGTACAAGGTCAGGCCGGGCGACACCCTGTATTCCATCGCCTTCCGCTATGGCTGGGACTACAAGGAGCTGGCGGCGCGCAACGGCATCGGCGCGCCCTACACCATTCATCCTGGCCAGACCATCCGCTTCAGCAGCGGCTCCTCCGGCAGCACCACGGTGGTCTCGAGTCCGTCCTCGTCGAGCAAGACCACGGTGACGCGACGCGTGGTCGGCACCACACCTGCCGTGGCACAGACGACCACCACCACCGCGTCGAGCGGCAGCAGCACCACGGTGACGAAAGTCCCTGCGGCCGAGGTATCGGCCGGGGGCTGGATGTGGCCTGCCAACGGGGTGGTCATCGGCAAATTCGCTTCAAACGGCAGTTTGAATAAAGGCATTGATATCGCAGGTGATTTGGGACAGCCTGTTTTTGCTGCGTCCAATGGGTCAGTGGTGTACGCCGGTAGTGGATTGAGGGGCTACGGCGAACTGATCATCATCAAGCACAGCGATACCTACGTGAGTGCCTACGGTCACAACCGCAGGCTGTTGGTTCGGGAGGGGCAAACCGTCAAGGCAGGGCAAACGATCGCTGAAATGGGGTCCACGGGCGCTGATCGGGTAAAGCTGCACTTTGAAATTCGTCGTCAAGGCAAACCCGTCGATCCGCTCCAGTTTCTGCCACGCCGCTGA